The proteins below are encoded in one region of Tomitella fengzijianii:
- a CDS encoding DUF2269 family protein gives MYKIMLALHLVFAIFAIGPLIHATTTASRGLRTGDAGAIATSSKSTRIYSYASFLAVIFGFGLMSSKFPWNDQTVASFSEPWIWISLILWFVAIVIALIVVVPALDSAVEKVKAGESASAMIGKVAGSGGVIAILFLATVFLMVYKPGA, from the coding sequence ATGTACAAGATCATGCTGGCGCTGCACCTGGTGTTCGCCATCTTCGCCATCGGCCCGCTGATCCACGCCACCACCACCGCGTCCCGCGGCCTGCGCACGGGCGACGCCGGCGCCATCGCGACGTCGTCCAAGTCCACCCGCATCTACTCGTACGCGTCGTTCCTGGCCGTGATCTTCGGGTTCGGGCTCATGTCGTCCAAGTTCCCCTGGAACGATCAGACGGTCGCGTCGTTCTCCGAGCCGTGGATCTGGATCTCGCTGATCCTGTGGTTCGTGGCCATCGTCATCGCGCTGATCGTGGTGGTCCCCGCGCTGGATTCCGCCGTCGAGAAGGTCAAGGCGGGCGAGTCCGCGTCGGCGATGATCGGCAAGGTCGCGGGCTCAGGCGGCGTCATCGCCATCCTGTTCCTGGCCACCGTGTTCCTCATGGTCTACAAGCCGGGGGCGTGA